One region of Kazachstania africana CBS 2517 chromosome 3, complete genome genomic DNA includes:
- the AAC3 gene encoding ADP/ATP carrier protein AAC3 (similar to Saccharomyces cerevisiae PET9 (YBL030C) and AAC3 (YBR085W); ancestral locus Anc_3.316) translates to MSMEKKQMESNFLIDFLMGGVSAAIAKTAASPIERVKLLIQNQDEMIKQGSLDHRYNGIVDCFRRTAKSEGIIAFWRGNTANVIRYFPTQALNFAFKDKIKAMFGFKKEEGYGKWFAGNLASGGLAGGLSLMFVYSLDYARTRLAADAKSTKTGGSRQFNGLIDVYKKTLKSDGVAGLYRGFLPSVAGIIVYRGLYFGLYDSTKPLLLTGSLEGSFLASFLLGWAVTTGASTCSYPLDTVRRRMMMTSGQAVKYNGAFDCCRQIVAAEGVKSLFKGCGANILRGVAGAGVISLYDQLQMILFGKKFK, encoded by the coding sequence ATGAGTatggaaaagaaacagatggaatcaaatttccttattgatttcttaatGGGTGGTGTCTCCGCAGCAATCGCAAAGACTGCTGCTTCACCAATTGAAAGAGTCAAATTgttgattcaaaatcaagatgAAATGATTAAACAAGGTTCTCTTGATCATAGATACAACGGTATTGTTGATTGTTTTAGAAGAACTGCTAAATCTGAAGGTATCATCGCATTTTGGAGAGGTAACACTGCTAATGTCATCAGATATTTCCCTACGCAAGCTTTGAATTTTGcattcaaagataaaattaaagCAATGTTTGGGTTCAAGAAGGAAGAAGGTTACGGTAAGTGGTTTGCAGGTAATTTAGCATCCGGTGGTCTTGCTGGTGGTCTTTCTTTAATGTTTGTCTATTCTTTAGATTATGCAAGAACAAGACTGGCTGCAGACGCCAAATCTACTAAGACTGGTGGTTCAAGACAGTTTAATGGGTTAATCGATGTTTATAAGAAGACTTTGAAATCTGATGGTGTGGCAGGTCTATACAGAGGTTTCTTACCATCTGTCGCTGGTATCATTGTCTACAGAGGTCTATATTTCGGTCTTTATGATTCCACGAAGCCATTACTATTGACTGGTTCCTTGGAAGGCTCCTTTTTGGCTTCTTTCTTATTGGGTTGGGCTGTCACTACTGGTGCATCAACTTGTTCATACCCATTAGATACagttagaagaagaatgatgatgactTCAGGTCAAGCTGTTAAATACAATGGTGCATTCGACTGTTGCAGACAAATTGTAGCTGCGGAAGGTGTCAAATCGTTATTTAAAGGTTGTGGTGCTAATATCTTAAGAGGTGTCGCAGGTGCAGGTGTTATCTCATTATATGATCAATTACAAATGATCTTATTCGGTAAAAAGTTTAAATAG
- the KAFR0C00220 gene encoding uncharacterized protein has protein sequence MLQNENYAILIFPLLFRYHNNFTKQRDVSGRSCSKFDNESVRDRWQASFHVQITAAIRGFLLNLIGKYQTNGSDRQERTGRIARRIAVVVTPSRHWRQASRQHQKPVYDCLVIKFYPLWLEDYSLHCACPSWLEVLRVSDFSRCSFDCSCANLHPYIGARN, from the coding sequence ATGTTACAAAACGAGAATTACGCTATATTGATTTTCCCTTTACTTTTTCGATACCATAATAATTTCACAAAACAACGGGACGTGTCAGGCCGGTCGTGCAGCAAATTCGATAACGAGAGTGTCCGAGACCGGTGGCAGGCCTCATTCCATGTTCAGATTACTGCCGCTATTAGAGGATTTCTCTTGAATTTAATTGGTAAGTACCAAACAAATGGAAGTGACAGACAAGAAAGGACCGGCAGGATAGCGAGAAGAATAGCAGTCGTGGTTACCCCCTCCCGCCATTGGAGACAAGCCAGCCGCCAGCACCAGAAACCTGTCTATGACTGCCTTGTAATAAAGTTCTATCCGTTGTGGTTGGAGGACTACTCCCTTCACTGTGCCTGTCCATCTTGGCTCGAAGTCTTGAGGGTCTCGGATTTCTCCCGTTGTTCGTTTGACTGTTCTTGCGCGAATCTGCATCCGTACATCGGCGCGcgaaattga